The Sphingosinicellaceae bacterium genome includes the window TCTCGGTGATCATTGACCAGAAGGGGCCGCTTGCGGCGAACGGCGGGCTGACCGTTACGTCGGCGGCTGAAACGGTTGCCGCGGTCGACAAGATCAAGGCGGCGGGCCTGTGGGGTGCCAAGTTCTACACCTCGATGAATCCGGCGTGGATCGCCCCCGGTGCCGCCGAGGCGCACAAGCTCGGCCTCCATGTGCACGGCCACGTGCCCGCCGGGATGCGCCCGCTCGACGCGGTGCGCGCCGGCTATGACGAGATCACCCACATCAACTTCATCATGATGCAGGCGATGCCGCAGGCGGTGGTCGACAAGGACAACACCGCGGCGCGGCTGGAGGGCCCGGCCAAGTACGGCAAGGACGTCGACCTCGACTCACCCGCGATGAAGGCGTTCTATGCCGAGCTGGGCCAGCGCAAGACCATCATCGACCCGACGCTGACCGTGTGGGAGCCGCTGATGACCTCCGACGGCAGCGCCATCGCCCCCGAATATGCAGCGTTCGCCGCGGTCTCGCCGCCCGCGGTTACCCGCAGCTGGAAGACCGGCGGCTACCCGCTGTTCGAGAACGTCACCCGCGACGATTTCCGCAAGAGCTTCGCCAAGATGATCGGGCTGGTCGGCAAGCTGCACGACGCGGGCGTGCCCATCGTCGCCGGCACCGACGGCTACGGCCTGGAGCTGGTCCGCGAGCTCGAACTGTACCAGCAGGCGGGCCTCAGCAACGTCGAGGCGCTGCAGACCGCGACGATCATCCCGGCCCGGATGACCGGCATGGACGACCGCACCGGCTCGATCGCGCCCGGCAAGACCGCGGACATCATCCTGGTCGACGGCGATGTGTCCAAAGACCTCGGCAACCTCCGCCATGTCGAGACCGTGTTCCTCGACGGCTACCGCCTCGACGGCGCGGCGCTGCGGCAGGCGAGCGGGCTTTCGGGGATGCCGAAGTAGGCGAGGGTTCGCTGCGTTGTGACGAGTCCGCTACCGGGTGTCGCCGTTGGCGCCCCCAAAACGGTCACTCATCAAGCACTCCACCCGCCATCGATATTGTAGGTCGCTCCGGTGACGAAGCCGGCCTCTGACGATGCCAGATAGGCTACCAGACCTGCGACTTCATCGGTCGTGCCGTGGCGGGGAATTGCTAGCGGTGTCCGATTGGCAGCGGAATTGGGACCCTCTGCGGGATTGCGTTCCGTATCGATCGGTCCCGGCTGTACAAGATTGACCGTGATCCCTCGTGCGCCCAGATCACGCGCGAGGCCACGTGTCATGCCTCCAAGCGCTGCCTTGCTGGCCGCGTAGAGTGTTCCTCCCGCACCGGGCATCCGGTCGGCCACGATGCTACCGATCGTAATAATGCGGCCTCCTGCGTCCATCATGCTCGACGCTCGCTTCGATGCGAGGAAGGGTGCCCTGACATTGAGGGCAAAAATCCGGTCGAATGCGTCGTCGGCGTAGGAGTCCAGCAGGCCGACGATTGCCATGCCGGCGACGTTCACCAGCACGTCGAGCCGACCAAAATGCGAGACAATTTCGTCGATAGCGTCGGAAAGGGCCTTTGGATCGCTCACGTCGGCCTGGATCATCTGGACGGCGGTGCCGGTGCCGCGCAGCTCGCTGCCAAAGCTCTCCGCGTCTACGGAACGGCTCAAATAGATGATCGCAACAGACGCGCCATCGGCGGCCATCCTTCGACTAACGGCCGCGCCGATACCTCGCGTACCGCCGATCACAAGGGCGACCTTCCCCTCTAGTGCCCGCATTCCATCTCCCAAGGATCGATCATGATATGCGGAGCGTAGGCAGTGGAGGCGCAGCTTACCAGCGCACCCGGTCCAAGACCCGTCAGCCAAAACCCGTCAGTCGGCAAACCGCCCGCAAGAGTCACATGTGCCCACCGCCAAGTTCGGCGGTGCCGCTTCCCGGTCCTTGAACTAAGCGCAGAGCAATGCGGCCACCCCGGTGCCTGCACCCCGAGCTACCGCTCCGGCCCGATCTTGCGGGCAACCCGCTCGGACTCCTCGTCGTCGCCTTCCTTGACCTGGGTGAAGTCGATGCGGATGCGGACCCAGGTGCCGATCTGGGGCTTGCCGTCGATGCGCGGCGGGCGGACGCGGAACTGCCACGCCGCCTGGCGCAGGCCGCGCGACAGGCCGGAGCCGGGCGGCGATTCGTCGAGCTCGGTGCAGTCCTCGACGCGGTACTGGTCGATCGTCCGGCAGGCGATCTCGGCCCAGCTGTCCTGCGGAGCGTGCGGCATATAGGTGTCGAGCTCGGCGTGGGTCGGTCGGCGGAACCACTCGGCCGCGTACAGGGTCTGGCCGCCGGGGCCGGTACTCTTGCCCAGCACCGGGCCATAGACCGGGCCGATGCTCTTGCCGGTGCCGATGCCGGCGGTCTCGCCCGCGGTCTGGCTTTCCGGGGCCTTCGGGGTCTGCGGCACCTTGGCGAGGTCGAAGGACTCGTTCAGCGGCACCAGCGGCGGCGTCGGCGGCGGCTTGAGGGTCTTGGGGGCCTTGGTCGGGGAGCGCGGCGCGGCACCGCCGCTGGCCTTGGCGCGCGCCTTCGGGGCCCTGGCGACGTGCGGCTCGGCGGGCGGCAGCAGGTTGAACATCTGGATCGCGGCCTCGACGATCGGCGGCTGGACGCGCACGCGGGCGGCGTAGATCAGCGCTGCGATCAGCAGGCAGTGGACGATGATGACGATCGCCAGCGCGATGGCGCGCCGGCTGAGGGGCGCGCGACCTTCGTCCGACGCAAGCTGATAGGACGCCGAACGCATTTGGCTGGACCGACTAGACGCCGCGACCCTGCACCGCAACCAGGGTCCAATACGTTGGCGCGGCCGGTTTCCCCCGCACGCACGGCGTGGTTAACGTCGAAGGCCGCGCGACTAGTCGCGAAGGCCGCTCAGGCAAACAACTGACCTTGTGGCTGGGGCGGCGGAGCAGGCTCGGTCCCGCCACGCCGCGCCAGCTCGAATGCGGCGGAATAGCGCACGTCCTCGTCGCGGTCGCGGACCCAGGTGGCGAGGGCTTCGCTGCCGAGTTCGCTCCACGCCTTGCCGCGGTCGGGCCCGGCGACGACTCGCGGCAGCAATCCTGGCAGCTCGCTCCATTCGAGCAACTGCTCGACGCTGACCTCCGCCAGCATGTCGCGGAGGTGGTGCGCGGTGACATAGGCGTCGGGCAGCGCGCGGTGGACCGGCAGCCCGAGGTTGCGGTCGAGGCCGCGCGGCTTGCGCCAGTAGCGCAGCACCTGGTTCGAGAACGACGGGCTGCCCGGCCACAGCCGCAGCGCACACTTCCAGGTGCAGATCCAGCGTGCGCCGCCGGTCAGCGCGGGTGTGCAGAAGCGCTGCTCGAAGCTGGCGCGGTGGGCGGCGAGGACCAGGTGGCCGCGCATCACGTCCGGAGCGATATCGGGCCACAGTGGCGCGCCGACGACGTCCTCGTCGATGATGTGGTGGACGGCCTGCGTCACTGCCGGGATGGTGCGACCAGGATTGACGAGGCTGCTGCCGCGCGATGCCGTGACGATCCACGCATCGCCCACGAGGCTGACGTCCTGCCAGCCGATCTCGCAGACCCCATGGGCTGGCGGACGATTGCCGGTGGTTTCGAGGTCGATAACACGCACGCTACGCATGTGCTTGATATGGCAAGTGTCGCGGCCGATAGCGAGGGGATGAGTGACCTTCAGACGCCAAGCCGGACCCTGCCCGCGCTCGCGGCGCTTAACGGCCTGCTGGCAATCGCGATTGGGGCGTTCGCGGCGCACGGCATCACTGATCCGCAGGCGAAGCAGTGGATCAATACCGGCGTGACCTTCCAGCTGCCCCAGGCGGCCGCGGTGTTCGCGCTGCTCGGCTGGCGCGATGAGCGGAGGGTGCGCGCCGTGGCGTGGCTGGTGGCGGCGGGCAGCTTCGTCTTTGCCGCGAGCCTATACGCGCTGGCGCTCGGGGCACCGCGCTGGAGCGCTGCCTTTGCACCCATCGGCGGCACCGCGATGATCGCCGGTTGGGCGTGGCTGGCGGTCGTGGCGCTTAGACCACCGATCCGCTGACTATTCGCGGAAGCTAGGGTCGATCCGGTCGAGCTTCCTGAGCAGCGCCGGCCACGCGAGCCGGTCGGCGATCATGCCGAGCCCCGCGCTCCCCTGGCCGGCGGCTTTCTCGGGGGTGCCCTGTGGTGGATTGTACAGCCCGCCCGGCCCCGCCGACAGCGCCTTGATCTGGGCATCGCAGGCGCGTTCGAGGAAATACATCTTGATGAAGCATTGCGCGACGCTGGCGCCGACGGTCAGCGTGCCGTGATTGCGCAGGATCATCGCGTCCTTGGTGCCGAGGTCCTCGACCAGCCGCGCACGCTCCTCGAGGTCGGTCGCGACGCCTTCGTACTCGTGGTAGGCGACCTCGTTGCGGATCAGCATCGCGGTCTGGGTCAGCGGCATCAGCCCCTCCGCCTGCGCGGCCACCGCCTGGCCGCTGCTGGTGTGGAGGTGCATCACCGCCATCGCGTCGTCACGGCCCATGTGGATCGCCGAGTGGATGGTGAAGCCGGCGGCGTTGACGATGTACGGGGTCGGCAGCACCGGCTTGCCCTCGACGTCGATCTTGACCAGCGTGGAGGCGGTCATTTCCTCGAACATCAGGTTGTAAGGGTTGATCAGGAAGTGGTGCTCGGGGCCGGGAATGCGCGCCGACAGGTGCGTGAAGATCAGATCATCCCAACCGTACAGCGCGACCAGCCGGTAGGCGGCAGCGAGGTCGACACGGATCGCCCACTCCTCGGCGCTGACGCTGTCCTTGAGGCTGACGCTGCCCTTGCTATCATCAACCGGCTTAAGCTGCGTGGCCATCGACTCTCTCCCAAGACTTTGTGTCAGTCTGCGCCGACTTGACGCTTAGGGGAAGCGCGGCATTTATCGGAGCAATAGAGCACGTTGTCCCAGTCGCGTTCCCACTTCTTGCGCCATGCGAACGGCCGGCCGCAGGCGGCGCAAAGCTTGGACGGCAAATCGGACTTGGCGCGCATCCGGGGCATGGTTTAGCAACATAAGCGTCATATCCGCTGCCTAGAAGCGCCGGATTGTCACTGGGAGACGCGCGATGTTCCACGAGTTCGACCGACGGTCGGTGGTGCGGCTGGGGCTCGCGGGGGCAGGGCTGGCGGCGCTTCCCGCCGGCGTTTTCGCGCAGCTGCTGCCGGCGCGCGGCTTCACCCACGGCATCGCGAGCGGTGACCCCGGCCACGACAACGTCCTGCTGTGGACGCGATTTGTCGGCAGCGGCGACGCTCCCGTGCCGCTCCTTGTCGAGGTCGCCGAGGAACCCGGCTTCGGGCGGATCGTGGCCCGCGCCGAGGGCAGTGCGGCGGCGTCGTCCGACTGGTGCGCGAAGCTCCGCGCCACCGGGCTGACCCCGGGCAAATGGTATTTCTACCGCTTCACCGGCCTCGACGGCAGCGTCTCCCCGGTCGGCCGTACCCGGACCCTGCCGCAGGGCAAGGTCGACCGCTTCAACATCGCGGTGTTCAGCTGCTCAAACAAGGGCTTCGGCTATTTCAACGCCTACGCTCATGCCGCCGCGCGCGCCGACCTCGACCTGATCGTGCACGTCGGCGACTATTTCTACGAGTACAAGCGCGGCATCTATCCGACGGTGGCAGAGGAAGTCGGCGCTCGGGTGCCGAAGCCGCTCAACGAACTGATCGCGCTCGACGACTACCGGACGCGCTACGCCGACTACCGCACCGACCCCGACCTGCTGGCGTTGCACCGCAACTTCCCGATGATCAGCATCTGGGACGACCATGAGTTCGCCAACGATGCGTGGACCGGCGGCGCCGAGAATCACCAGCCTGACGAGGGCCCGTGGGAGGACCGCAAGGCCCACGCCAAGCAAGCCTATCACGAGTGGCTCCCGGTCGCGGAGCGCTCGTACAACCGCTACGACATCGGCGACCTGGTCACGCTGCTGGTGCTCGATACCCGCGTCGAGGGGCGCGAGAAGCAGCTTGACCTCGTGCCGGCGCTCAAGGGCGGCAAGGAGGGCCTGATCGCCTTCCGCGACGGTGCGTGGAGCGATCCGAAGCGCACGCTGATGGGGTTCGAGCAGGAGAAATGGGTCACCGACGAGCTCAAATCGTCGGTGCGGAGTGGCGCCCGGTGGCAGCTGCTGGCGCAGCAGATCGTCATGGGCAAGCAGGTGACGCCCAAGGCCGCCGCCGACTGGCTCGGCCCCAACCCAGGCAAGGAAGCGCTCGGCTACGTTCAGGCCGGGATCGCAGCGGCGAGCGTCGGCCTGCCCGGCAACCTCGACAGCTGGGGCGGCTACGAGTCGGCGCGCAACCGGCTGCTGTCGGCAGCGCAGGAGGCGGGGACGAGCCTGGTCGTCGTCTCGGGCGACAGCCACAACGCCTGGGCCAACGACCTCGCCCACGGCGGCAAGCCGGCAGGCGTCGAGTTCGCCGGGCAGGGCGTGACCTCGCCCGGCTACGAGTCCGCGCTGGCCGCCGATCCGCTGGTCGTCGCCGCCGGGCTGGTTGCGGCAAACCCGGAGCTGAAATGGTGCGACACTGCGCGGCGGGGCTATGTCACCGTCAGCTTCACCCCCGAAGCGGCCCGCGCCGACTGGGTGTTCATGGCCGACGTGAAAGTGCCCGGCACCGCGACGAGCAAGGGTCAAGCCGCGGTGGCCAGGCGCGGGCGGAACGTCATGGAGCTGGTGTGACGCTCGAACTCCACGCGCATCCGTTCTCATCCTATTGCCAGAAGGTCCTGATCGCGCTGTACGAAAACGCGACGCCGTTCGCGTATCGGACGCTCGAGGGCGAAGCGGCGATGGCGGACTTGAAGGCGCTGTGGCCGCTTGGGCGCTTCCCGCTTCTCGTCGACGACGGACATGCGGTGGCGGAAGCGAGCATCATCGTCGAGCACCTCTGCCTGCATCATCCCGGCCCGGTCGAA containing:
- a CDS encoding SDR family oxidoreductase — translated: MRALEGKVALVIGGTRGIGAAVSRRMAADGASVAIIYLSRSVDAESFGSELRGTGTAVQMIQADVSDPKALSDAIDEIVSHFGRLDVLVNVAGMAIVGLLDSYADDAFDRIFALNVRAPFLASKRASSMMDAGGRIITIGSIVADRMPGAGGTLYAASKAALGGMTRGLARDLGARGITVNLVQPGPIDTERNPAEGPNSAANRTPLAIPRHGTTDEVAGLVAYLASSEAGFVTGATYNIDGGWSA
- a CDS encoding 3'-5' exonuclease, whose product is MRSVRVIDLETTGNRPPAHGVCEIGWQDVSLVGDAWIVTASRGSSLVNPGRTIPAVTQAVHHIIDEDVVGAPLWPDIAPDVMRGHLVLAAHRASFEQRFCTPALTGGARWICTWKCALRLWPGSPSFSNQVLRYWRKPRGLDRNLGLPVHRALPDAYVTAHHLRDMLAEVSVEQLLEWSELPGLLPRVVAGPDRGKAWSELGSEALATWVRDRDEDVRYSAAFELARRGGTEPAPPPQPQGQLFA
- a CDS encoding DUF423 domain-containing protein, coding for MSDLQTPSRTLPALAALNGLLAIAIGAFAAHGITDPQAKQWINTGVTFQLPQAAAVFALLGWRDERRVRAVAWLVAAGSFVFAASLYALALGAPRWSAAFAPIGGTAMIAGWAWLAVVALRPPIR
- a CDS encoding class II aldolase/adducin family protein; its protein translation is MATQLKPVDDSKGSVSLKDSVSAEEWAIRVDLAAAYRLVALYGWDDLIFTHLSARIPGPEHHFLINPYNLMFEEMTASTLVKIDVEGKPVLPTPYIVNAAGFTIHSAIHMGRDDAMAVMHLHTSSGQAVAAQAEGLMPLTQTAMLIRNEVAYHEYEGVATDLEERARLVEDLGTKDAMILRNHGTLTVGASVAQCFIKMYFLERACDAQIKALSAGPGGLYNPPQGTPEKAAGQGSAGLGMIADRLAWPALLRKLDRIDPSFRE
- a CDS encoding DUF2256 domain-containing protein; its protein translation is MPRMRAKSDLPSKLCAACGRPFAWRKKWERDWDNVLYCSDKCRASPKRQVGAD
- a CDS encoding alkaline phosphatase D family protein; translated protein: MFHEFDRRSVVRLGLAGAGLAALPAGVFAQLLPARGFTHGIASGDPGHDNVLLWTRFVGSGDAPVPLLVEVAEEPGFGRIVARAEGSAAASSDWCAKLRATGLTPGKWYFYRFTGLDGSVSPVGRTRTLPQGKVDRFNIAVFSCSNKGFGYFNAYAHAAARADLDLIVHVGDYFYEYKRGIYPTVAEEVGARVPKPLNELIALDDYRTRYADYRTDPDLLALHRNFPMISIWDDHEFANDAWTGGAENHQPDEGPWEDRKAHAKQAYHEWLPVAERSYNRYDIGDLVTLLVLDTRVEGREKQLDLVPALKGGKEGLIAFRDGAWSDPKRTLMGFEQEKWVTDELKSSVRSGARWQLLAQQIVMGKQVTPKAAADWLGPNPGKEALGYVQAGIAAASVGLPGNLDSWGGYESARNRLLSAAQEAGTSLVVVSGDSHNAWANDLAHGGKPAGVEFAGQGVTSPGYESALAADPLVVAAGLVAANPELKWCDTARRGYVTVSFTPEAARADWVFMADVKVPGTATSKGQAAVARRGRNVMELV